In a genomic window of Terriglobales bacterium:
- a CDS encoding ATP-binding protein, whose amino-acid sequence MPEKVPTILVVDDREENRYICSRTLQSGGYAVMEASTGREALEKVLLDPVLVILDVRLPDMLGYEVCRRIKANPQTANIPVLQVSAAFTSSESRVQALDSGVDAYLTQPVEPPVLLANVRALLRLRDAEAFSRLSAKQWQSTFDALSEGIALIDTDWKVIRCNRAMTRLLAKSFGEIERQDARALLRATVDLNLNELQERLSRVQFETQHNRRWFSLRVDLIEEQDSSRGAILILTEITDRKLAEEALRVTERLAAMGRLANSIAHEINNPLEAVTNLLYLLKMGTHDPETTEYIDMASTELERIGRISKQTLAFNRETSHPVDIAIPELLDGVVTLYTPQFNQKNLSVVRRYESTLPVLGFPGELRQVFSNLLRNAMEATPTGGRLLIHAYPSVDWKDLSRSGIRICILDSGTGIPAEIKRHIFEPFFTTKQLKGSGLGLWLSLDIISRHHGRITVRSATTAGRSGTCFSVFLPTEKAGESSRQRQEHNAVHSPLMG is encoded by the coding sequence ATGCCTGAAAAAGTTCCCACAATTCTCGTAGTCGATGATCGCGAGGAGAACCGTTACATTTGTTCGCGAACGCTACAAAGCGGCGGTTACGCTGTGATGGAAGCATCCACTGGCCGTGAAGCGCTGGAAAAAGTTCTTCTCGATCCCGTGCTGGTGATCCTCGACGTTCGCCTGCCCGACATGCTCGGCTATGAAGTGTGCCGCCGCATCAAGGCCAATCCTCAAACTGCGAATATCCCCGTACTTCAAGTCTCGGCTGCGTTTACTTCGAGCGAGAGCCGCGTGCAAGCGCTCGACAGCGGGGTAGACGCCTATCTCACTCAACCGGTCGAACCACCAGTGCTGCTCGCGAACGTTCGAGCGCTTCTCCGCCTTCGGGATGCGGAGGCATTCTCCCGGCTTTCCGCAAAGCAATGGCAGTCGACTTTCGACGCGCTGAGCGAAGGCATCGCCCTGATCGACACCGACTGGAAAGTGATTCGCTGTAACCGCGCAATGACGCGTCTGCTGGCTAAAAGCTTTGGGGAGATCGAGCGGCAGGATGCACGCGCCCTGCTGCGCGCCACGGTCGACCTGAATCTGAACGAACTGCAAGAGCGACTATCGCGCGTGCAGTTCGAGACGCAACACAACCGGCGCTGGTTCTCTCTTCGCGTTGATCTTATTGAGGAACAAGATTCCTCGCGCGGCGCCATTCTGATCCTTACCGAGATCACGGACCGAAAATTGGCGGAGGAGGCGTTGCGAGTCACCGAGCGTCTGGCTGCCATGGGACGCCTTGCGAACAGCATCGCCCACGAAATCAATAATCCGCTCGAAGCCGTCACCAACTTGCTGTACCTGCTCAAGATGGGCACGCATGATCCGGAAACTACCGAATACATTGACATGGCGAGCACGGAACTCGAGCGCATCGGTCGCATCAGCAAGCAGACGCTCGCTTTTAATCGCGAGACCAGCCACCCGGTCGACATTGCCATACCGGAACTGCTGGACGGAGTAGTAACTCTCTACACGCCACAATTCAATCAGAAGAACCTGAGCGTCGTTCGTCGTTATGAATCAACGCTCCCGGTGCTCGGATTTCCCGGGGAGTTGAGACAGGTATTCTCCAATCTGTTGCGAAACGCGATGGAGGCAACGCCCACCGGCGGACGACTGTTGATTCATGCTTATCCGTCGGTAGATTGGAAAGACTTATCGCGCAGCGGAATACGCATTTGCATCCTCGATTCAGGAACCGGAATTCCTGCCGAGATCAAACGCCACATCTTCGAGCCATTCTTTACCACCAAGCAGCTCAAAGGGTCGGGCTTGGGCCTATGGCTCAGCCTCGATATTATTTCGCGTCATCACGGTCGCATAACAGTTCGCTCCGCGACGACGGCTGGACGAAGCGGCACTTGCTTCTCCGTGTTCCTGCCAACCGAGAAAGCTGGTGAAAGCAGTCGCCAACGCCAGGAACATAATGCGGTCCATAGCCCGCTCATGGGTTAG
- a CDS encoding ABC transporter permease — protein sequence MKSSAPLAVAGIVGCILIAGCVQTREANAPSPPATSYQVGSFDLQDSGSTQKVRGASVTSAFFQSAKEPPLLGRGFLPEEYSSGRQQVVMVSQRFWQQRFGGDPRTIGTTMRLNGRTFTVIGVMPTKFDVPSGVDIWVPKAG from the coding sequence ATGAAATCATCTGCGCCTCTGGCCGTGGCAGGAATCGTGGGCTGTATCTTGATTGCGGGCTGCGTTCAAACTCGCGAAGCGAATGCACCCAGTCCACCGGCCACGAGTTATCAAGTCGGCTCATTTGACCTTCAGGATAGTGGAAGCACTCAGAAGGTTCGTGGCGCCTCAGTTACTTCCGCCTTTTTTCAGAGTGCGAAAGAGCCGCCTTTGCTCGGCCGTGGTTTCCTTCCGGAGGAATACAGCTCGGGCAGGCAGCAGGTTGTGATGGTCAGTCAGCGTTTCTGGCAGCAGCGATTCGGCGGGGATCCACGAACAATCGGCACCACCATGCGCTTGAATGGACGAACCTTTACCGTGATTGGGGTCATGCCCACGAAGTTCGATGTCCCCTCAGGCGTTGATATCTGGGTGCCAAAGGCAGGATAG
- a CDS encoding DUF1800 family protein yields MASYFNMLAKDAFGNYLTIMKDVTLSGGMGTYLNMVNSDKPNTAIAGQIANENYARELMQLFTLGTEMLNPDGTPQLDASGNPVQPYSELQVQAFAKAYTGWTYARSDGTTPAFPNNTQYFGAPMVPLDAHHDISAKDVLNGVTLPAGQTAQQDLDLALQNIFNHTNVSPFVGRQLILHLVSSNPSPAYVGRVAAVFNDDGSASHTRGNMKAVIQAILMDSEARRGDSAATAQPGDGHLREPVLYLTNLLRGLGVQASDPNAFASSLQGFGSNMGQRVMYSPSVFNYFSPDYVIPGTTTFGPEFQLLTTATTIVRQNTVDSVLRNALGGGTLIDLTQFANLAGNPQQLVDTLDAIFTHGALPSTDKAAIVTAVNAVPSSNPQSRARVAVYLITSSSQYQVIQ; encoded by the coding sequence ATGGCGAGTTACTTCAACATGCTCGCCAAAGACGCTTTCGGGAATTACCTCACCATCATGAAGGATGTGACCTTGTCGGGAGGGATGGGTACGTATCTGAACATGGTGAACAGCGATAAGCCGAACACGGCGATAGCAGGACAAATCGCCAACGAGAATTACGCTCGGGAATTGATGCAGCTTTTCACTTTGGGAACCGAGATGCTCAATCCTGATGGGACTCCGCAGCTCGACGCCTCGGGTAATCCCGTTCAGCCATACAGCGAACTACAGGTACAGGCTTTTGCCAAGGCCTACACCGGCTGGACATATGCGCGATCGGACGGCACCACTCCTGCATTTCCAAACAACACGCAGTACTTCGGGGCTCCCATGGTGCCACTCGATGCCCATCACGACATCAGCGCCAAGGATGTACTCAACGGTGTGACGCTGCCCGCTGGGCAGACGGCGCAACAGGACCTCGATCTAGCGTTGCAAAACATCTTCAACCACACGAACGTCAGCCCATTTGTGGGTCGACAGTTGATTCTTCATCTGGTGAGCAGCAATCCGAGTCCGGCGTATGTAGGCAGAGTGGCTGCGGTGTTCAATGACGACGGTTCTGCCTCGCACACGCGTGGAAACATGAAGGCGGTAATTCAGGCGATCCTGATGGATAGTGAAGCGCGCCGTGGCGACTCGGCGGCAACCGCGCAACCCGGCGATGGGCATCTGCGCGAACCGGTGCTCTACCTCACTAACCTCCTTCGCGGATTGGGTGTACAGGCATCGGATCCCAATGCGTTTGCCAGCAGCCTGCAGGGATTCGGCAGCAATATGGGGCAGCGAGTCATGTATTCGCCGAGCGTCTTCAATTACTTCTCGCCGGACTACGTGATTCCCGGAACGACAACGTTCGGCCCAGAGTTTCAGTTGCTCACGACGGCTACCACGATTGTTCGCCAGAACACCGTGGATTCAGTTCTACGAAATGCGCTTGGCGGAGGGACGCTAATTGACCTAACGCAGTTCGCCAACCTGGCGGGCAATCCGCAGCAGCTCGTAGATACGCTCGACGCGATTTTTACTCATGGGGCATTGCCGAGCACCGACAAGGCTGCGATCGTGACAGCGGTGAATGCCGTCCCCAGTTCCAATCCGCAATCGCGCGCCCGGGTCGCGGTTTACCTGATTACTTCTTCTTCGCAGTACCAGGTGATTCAGTAA
- a CDS encoding DUF1800 family protein, translated as MKRLIVVVIAVSTVWCGCGGGGSSSTPALPQAQIVVTPASPQVRAGSTQPFAAQVSNASGSVTWAVNGTAGGSSTIGTIDANGLYTAPASLPTPNTVTISAALSSNSGVSGSAVATLLNPVPAIASASVTAITPGNYVVSVTGSGFISGSKLMLGTAAFATTVQSATSLTAQALGIASTTALSFQVTNPDPGASSSNTVNVAAGNVTQANVTANSRLLDQANWGPTLADIAHVQSVGLQGWLNEQFATPQTQLPPPPATLPTYCNTTVACVQQSFFQNALGGHDQLRQRVGFALSQIFVISAVESRGETRWRVTSTCSPKTLSGITSPS; from the coding sequence GTGAAGCGTCTCATTGTGGTGGTGATTGCCGTTTCCACGGTCTGGTGTGGCTGTGGCGGCGGCGGAAGCTCAAGTACACCGGCTCTTCCTCAGGCGCAGATCGTGGTGACTCCTGCGTCTCCTCAAGTCCGCGCGGGAAGTACGCAGCCGTTCGCGGCCCAAGTCTCTAACGCCAGCGGCAGCGTGACCTGGGCGGTCAACGGAACGGCGGGAGGCAGTAGCACCATTGGCACGATCGATGCCAACGGACTTTACACGGCTCCGGCATCGCTTCCCACGCCCAACACGGTAACGATCTCCGCTGCGTTGAGCTCCAATTCAGGGGTGTCGGGAAGCGCGGTTGCGACGCTGCTGAATCCTGTGCCCGCGATTGCGAGCGCTTCCGTGACGGCGATTACTCCTGGGAACTATGTAGTTAGTGTCACCGGCTCGGGATTTATCAGTGGTTCGAAGCTGATGCTGGGAACCGCGGCATTCGCGACGACGGTGCAATCGGCGACGTCGCTCACCGCGCAGGCCCTGGGCATCGCGAGCACTACGGCGCTCTCATTTCAGGTCACGAATCCCGATCCGGGAGCGTCTAGCTCGAACACCGTGAACGTGGCGGCAGGGAACGTGACGCAGGCAAACGTCACCGCCAACTCCCGGCTTCTCGACCAGGCGAACTGGGGCCCGACCCTGGCCGACATCGCGCACGTGCAGAGCGTCGGTCTTCAAGGTTGGCTCAACGAGCAGTTCGCCACGCCACAGACGCAGCTTCCGCCGCCACCGGCGACGCTGCCCACGTATTGCAACACCACCGTCGCCTGTGTGCAGCAGTCTTTCTTTCAGAATGCGCTGGGCGGGCATGATCAACTGCGTCAGCGTGTTGGCTTCGCGCTCTCGCAGATCTTTGTGATCTCCGCCGTGGAGTCCCGCGGGGAGACGCGATGGCGAGTTACTTCAACATGCTCGCCAAAGACGCTTTCGGGAATTACCTCACCATCATGA
- a CDS encoding DUF1501 domain-containing protein, producing the protein MSITCRSAAWLGAFGAFSRFGVLNAFAQQASNYKALVCVFLFGGNDGNNTVIPFDDARYQMYFAARGGTNGVTLLQSSLGPTEIQPISNPSLPYALHPRLTEIQTLFQSGKAAIVANVGTLVSPTTQAQYRGRTVPIPANLFSHSDQQNQMQTAGPDSKLPTGWAGRVADVLQSMNTGAQYPAVVSLAGAPIFCNGTVTNPASIVAGNVGGLNCSEGTSVCSARAQAAQQLLTFDTGISLVQSASLVATRANQYSALLTSALNGLPALATVFPTTGIGAQLKQVAQIIQARSALLLQRQIFFVSLGGFDTHGGQLPIQDTLLAQLSPALKAFYDATVEMGVASQVTTFTESDFARTFQSNTNGGTDHAWGNHYFVIGGAVKGGDMYGTFPTLALGGPDDAGSNGRWIPTTSLDQYGATLATWFGVTAPDLGTVFPTLKNFPTQNVGFI; encoded by the coding sequence ATGTCTATTACCTGCCGCTCTGCGGCGTGGCTTGGCGCCTTTGGCGCATTCTCCCGGTTCGGCGTGCTGAACGCGTTCGCGCAGCAAGCTTCGAACTACAAAGCGTTGGTGTGCGTCTTTTTGTTCGGCGGCAACGACGGAAACAACACGGTGATTCCGTTCGACGACGCCAGATACCAGATGTATTTTGCAGCGCGCGGCGGCACGAATGGAGTGACCCTGTTGCAATCGTCCTTGGGTCCGACAGAGATTCAGCCGATTTCGAACCCGTCCCTACCATATGCACTGCATCCGCGGCTGACCGAGATTCAGACACTGTTTCAAAGTGGGAAGGCAGCGATCGTTGCTAACGTAGGAACCCTGGTTTCGCCCACGACACAGGCGCAGTATCGAGGCCGAACGGTGCCCATACCGGCCAACCTATTCTCCCATTCCGACCAGCAGAACCAGATGCAGACCGCCGGACCAGATTCGAAGCTGCCGACCGGATGGGCCGGCCGAGTCGCCGATGTTCTGCAGTCGATGAATACCGGAGCGCAATATCCGGCCGTGGTCTCGCTGGCCGGCGCGCCGATTTTCTGTAATGGCACTGTGACCAATCCAGCGTCGATCGTCGCGGGCAACGTCGGCGGCCTGAACTGCTCGGAGGGTACGTCGGTTTGCAGCGCGCGTGCCCAGGCGGCGCAGCAACTACTTACCTTCGATACCGGCATATCGCTGGTGCAGTCGGCAAGCCTGGTGGCTACGCGGGCCAACCAATACAGTGCATTACTCACGTCGGCGCTGAACGGTCTGCCGGCTCTGGCCACTGTCTTTCCCACTACCGGGATCGGAGCGCAGTTAAAGCAGGTGGCGCAAATTATTCAGGCACGCAGCGCTCTTTTGCTCCAACGTCAGATCTTCTTTGTTTCGCTAGGAGGTTTCGATACGCACGGTGGCCAACTGCCGATCCAGGACACGCTGTTGGCGCAGTTGTCACCCGCCTTGAAGGCTTTCTATGACGCCACCGTGGAGATGGGAGTTGCGTCTCAGGTGACCACGTTCACCGAATCCGACTTTGCCCGCACGTTCCAGTCGAATACGAACGGAGGCACAGACCACGCATGGGGCAACCACTACTTCGTGATCGGCGGAGCGGTAAAGGGCGGCGACATGTACGGCACGTTTCCCACCCTGGCGCTTGGCGGTCCCGATGACGCCGGCTCAAATGGTCGATGGATTCCGACAACATCGCTCGATCAATATGGCGCCACCCTGGCGACATGGTTCGGAGTGACCGCGCCCGATTTGGGAACGGTGTTCCCGACACTCAAAAACTTCCCGACACAGAACGTCGGATTTATCTAG